Part of the Nothobranchius furzeri strain GRZ-AD chromosome 2, NfurGRZ-RIMD1, whole genome shotgun sequence genome, gcagatatTTAACTTGAAGAGGATGCTACACCGAGTTTATTGCAgcgtatttatattttaaataagatgcacaaaatgtcaaaataatggctacatgtgtctacagcactattagatgCTGTTTATAAAGTTTATCAGCTAAAAAGCCTATTTGGCTTCAAGGATTTCCTTTATATTTTtggaaattaaaaaaaatctacttttttgTTGAAATTAAAGAGTAAAGAAACATTTGATGAACCCATTTTTCTGAATACATCTGGTTAAAAGTAAATTGGTGGCTTACATTTAAtgtttcacagaaaaaaaaagtcCAAAACTGTTTGCTTTTGTTAATCATTTTTATTGCTGTAGATATTTTTTTCACAGTTGAAAAAAATATAGAGATCACCCACAGACTTTTCACCATAGTTAGTAAAAGGGCCCCAGTAACAAGTGACTAAAACTTGCTAAAGTGACAGAAAAAGGAACAAAAAATCTGCATAAAATCCCATTTTTCATTTCTTTCAGGTCATTTTCAGCCGTGGATTCAGTCAATTGGAAATCGACATGGACATCTGAAGCGAACCTTGTAGTCCCTGCATTTTTTACCAAATGGCTGATCTGCATTGAGGCAAATGAAGCCTAGATAGGTATTGTAGCTGAAAGATAAGAGAGTACTCAGTTAGTTCATATTATAGTTTTAAAGCAATCAAAATGTTTGTTATGATGTAAAAGGAAGTTTTAAAATGAGATTTCTTTTGATTATTTGATACAATAATAaactaaaaacaaagtcaaggacTTTTGATTTTCTAACCTATAAACTAATATTATGGAAATTCAAAGGAGACTCACGCATTGAAGTACTGCCCTGTGCTTTCAGCTGGGATGTTTCCGATGACAGTGACGGCCTGAATTTCAAAAGGTCTGCGACAAATCTCTCCAGGGTATTCCTTCCGCAGGTTCCTCAGATCCTCCAGGTCACCTTTTCCACCTGGATTGTCCCGATCGTACCAACTGGTCCAGCACAGTCTCTCAATGACGGTACCCTGTGTCGGTGGAACTTAAGGAGCAAAGGACATTTATTATAAAAACA contains:
- the LOC129165271 gene encoding cartilage intermediate layer protein 2-like — its product is MTKLMSLTVLAVFLLACMKPSIGIPPTQGTVIERLCWTSWYDRDNPGGKGDLEDLRNLRKEYPGEICRRPFEIQAVTVIGNIPAESTGQYFNAYNTYLGFICLNADQPFGKKCRDYKVRFRCPCRFPID